From Pseudoalteromonas sp. R3, one genomic window encodes:
- a CDS encoding DUF3149 domain-containing protein: MNVFFRDFFTDPVLFLSFGILGVVIVLCCFYVYYFIKKVQEAEVPE, from the coding sequence ATGAACGTATTCTTCAGAGACTTTTTTACTGACCCAGTGTTATTTCTCTCTTTCGGCATCTTGGGCGTGGTAATCGTACTGTGTTGTTTCTACGTCTACTACTTCATCAAGAAAGTACAAGAAGCAGAAGTACCTGAGTAA